The proteins below come from a single Oryzias latipes chromosome 14, ASM223467v1 genomic window:
- the tbc1d8b gene encoding TBC1 domain family member 8B isoform X2, translating into MWLKPDEILLKNAFKLWVTEKDNEYFVLQRRRGYGEGGGGLTGLLVGTLDTVLDSTSKVAPYRILHHTPDSQVYWSVACGVTREEIFQHWEWLQQNIMRTLSVFDSSEDITSFVQGKIRGLIAEEGKTSLVLEDDPEKFREALLRFEKWFEIPTEEKLVTYYSCSYWKGKVPCQGWLYLSTNFLCFYSYFLGAEVKLVISWDEIWRLEKTSNVILTESIHVLAHGEDHYFSMLLHLNETFSLMEQLADYSIKRLFDKEAFEREPALSDPLQITKRGLEAHAKSQQFRTFFRLPKEENLLEVHEGFLWVPFSHFNTLGKICLSENYLCFASQDGSQCHIIIPMREVVNVEKPDSGSRALTVFVRGKKALRFSEVRDFQRLANTIRSRCGISASPQHSASPEAIRGECQSLINHFEDNPEDVTLMVGQKDSSKAVSTEALMTVFHPQDVENLDPKMLKEKMKEQSWDIHFSEYGRGTSMFFTRKTRDLIVRGVPESLRGELWMLFSGAVNDMATHPGYYTELVELSLGTSTLATDEIERDLHRSLPEHPAFQSDTGISALRRVLTAYAYRNPKIGYCQAMNILTSVLLLYAKEEEAFWLLVAVCERMLPDYFNRRIIGALVDQAVFEDLIRENLPQLVEHMTDLSFFSSVSLSWFLTLFISVLPIESAVNVVDCFFFDGIKSILQLGLAVLDYNMDALISCSDDAEAVTILNKFFDSVTNRDSPLPPTVQQALVSNNGKASHVGVDISELIREAYEKYGSIRSEEVESSRKRNKLYVIQTLEDTTKQNVIRVVSQDVRFNITQLDELYNLFKRQHFLSCYWTMKSPALLHHDPSLAYLEQYQLGFQQFSELFSLLEPWAFCTYKSNLSLWVFRLIDENQDGLINFKEFCCALDTLYSSSFTNKLKFLFKLHLPPAFDLPEDGVIKKSPERGRGRIDLQAYLKQWQNEILKKEETIKDLPRINQTQFIQFSKTLYNIFHGAPEEESLYRAVAHVTSLLLRMEEVGRRLQEPSSPSESEKAAGTSPAEDSSTEQGPVTPESCDTSSSHNSQDAGSELSDTEWSFSFEQVLASLLNEPTIVDFFDRPLNIQTKLGLARVAQLKLKANKGKDSKGN; encoded by the exons ATGTGGCTCAAACCTGATGAGATTCTGCTGAAGAACGCATTCAAATTATGGGTCACCGAAAAGGATAACGAGTATTTCGTGCTGCAAAGGAGACGAGGGTACGGAGAAGGTGGTGGCGGTTTGACAG gccTCCTAGTGGGAACTCTGGATACGGTGTTGGACTCCACATCCAAAGTTGCTCCTTACCGCATTCTGCACCACACTCCAGACTCACAAGTGTACTGGTCAGTAGCATGTG GTGTCACCAGAGAGGAGATTTTTCAGCACTGGGAGTGGCTGCAGCAGAATATCATGAGAACACTCTCTGTGTTTGACTCCAGTGAAGACATTACCAGCTTTGTCCAGGGCAAGATCAGA GGTCTTATTGCAGAGGAGGGAAAGACCTCACTGGTACTGGAAGATGATCCAGAAAAATTCCGAGAAGCACTTCTGAGGTTTGAAAAGTGGTTTGAAATTCCCACAGAGGAAAAGTTGGTCACCTATTACTCATGCAGCTACTGGAAAGGCAAAGTACCCTGCCAGGGCTGGCTCTACCTCAGCACAAACTTCCTCTGCTTCTACTCTTACTTTCTGGGAGCTGAGG TGAAACTTGTCATCTCCTGGGACGAGATCTGGAGGCTGGAGAAAACCTCCAATGTCATCCTGACGGAGAGCATCCATGTTTTGGCTCATGGAGAGGATCACTATTTCTCCATGCTGCTGCATCTTAACGAAACCTTTTCCCTCATGGAACAACTGGCGGACTATTCCATCAAGCGTCTTTTTGATAAAGAGGCATTCGAGAGAGAGCCGGCACTCTCAGACCCGCTGCAAATTACCAAGAG AGGCCTTGAAGCTCACGCAAAAAGTCAGCAGTTCCGGACATTTTTTCGACTCCCAAAAGAGGAAAACCTGTTGGAGGTTCACGAGGGCTTCCTATGGGTGCCCTTCAGTCATTTCAACACTCTTGGAAAAATCTGCCTGTCTGAGAACTACCTGTGCTTTGCCAGTCAGGATGGAAGCCAGTGCCATATTATCATTCCAATGAGGGAG GTTGTCAATGTGGAGAAGCCAGACTCTGGCAGCAGGGCTTTAACCGTCTTCGTACGTGGAAAGAAGGCGCTACGTTTCTCAGAGGTGCGGGACTTCCAACGGTTGGCAAACACGATCCGCAGCAGGTGTGGGATTAGTGCCAGCCCACAGCACTCTGCGTCACCAGAG GCCATACGAGGAGAGTGTCAGTCTCTCATAAATCACTTTGAGGATAATCCGGAGGACGTGACTCTCATGGTGGGACAGAAAGACAGCAGCAAGGCTGTGAGCACCGAGGCTCTCATGACAGTTTTCCACCCCCAGGACGTAGAAAACCTCGATCCTAAAATG CTTAAAGAGAAGATGAAGGAACAGTCCTGGGACATCCATTTCTCTGAATATGGCCGTGGAACCAGCATGTTCTTCACCAGAAAAACCAGAGATTTAATAGTTCGAGGAGTTCCAGAGTCTTTGAGAGGAGAATTATGGATGCTATTCTCAG GAGCTGTGAACGACATGGCCACTCACCCCGGATATTACACCGAGCTGGTGGAACTGTCTCTGGGTACCAGCACTCTGGCAACAGATGAGATCGAAAGAGACCTTCACCGCTCCCTGCCTGAACACCCCGCCTTCCAGAGTGACACGGGAATCTCTGCTCTGCGCAGAGTCCTCACTGCCTATGCCTATAGGAACCCCAAAATAGGATACTGTCAG gCCATGAACATCCTCACTTCAGTCCTGCTTCTGTATGCTAAAGAAGAGGAAGCTTTCTGGCTGCTGGTAGCAGTCTGCGAGAGGATGCTACCAGATTACTTTAACCGCAGAATCATCG GTGCTTTGGTTGACCAGGCCGTGTTTGAGGACCTGATCAGAGAAAACCTCCCTCAGCTGGTGGAGCACATGactgacctcagttttttctcaTCCGTGTCGTTGTCCTGGTTTCTCACGCTTTTTATCAGCGTCTTACCCATAGAGAGCGCTGTGAATGTGGTGGACTGCTTTTTCTTTGATGGCATCAAATCTATCCTGCAGCTCGGTCTGGCTGTGCTGGATTACAACATGGACGCTCTGATCAGCTGCAGTGACGACGCGGAGGCCGTCACCATACTGAACAA GTTCTTTGATAGTGTGACAAACAGGGACAGCCCGCTGCCACCAACAGTGCAGCAAGCTTTAGTGAGCAATAACGGCAAAGCATCTCACGTGGGTGTGGATATCAGTGAGCTGATTCGAGAGGCCTACGAG AAATATGGAAGCATTCGCTCAGAGGAAGTCGAGAGTTCACGGAAAAGAAACAAGCTGTATGTGATCCAGACACTGGAGGACACAACCAAACAAAATGTG atCCGAGTGGTGTCCCAGGATGTCAGATTCAACATCACACAGCTTGATGAGCTTTATAATCTATTTAAA aGGCAGCATTTCCTCAGCTGCTACTGGACCATGAAAAGCCCGGCTCTGCTGCACCATGACCCCAGCCTGGCCTATTTGGAGCAGTACCAATTGGGTTTCCAGCAGTTTAGTGAACTCTTCTCTCTGCTGGAGCCCTGGGCTTTTTGCACCTACAAGAgcaacctctccctctgggtgtTTCGCCTCATAGATGAGAACCAGGACGGTCTCATCAACTTTAAAGAGTTCTGCTGTGCTCTTG ACACTTTATACTCCAGCTCGTTCACAAACAAGCTGAAGTTTCTCTTTAAGCTGCACCTTCCCCCAG CCTTTGACCTCCCCGAAGATGGTGTGATTAAGAAAAGCCCAGAGAGAG GCAGGGGGAGGATTGACCTGCAGGCCTATCTGAAGCAGTGGCAGAATGAAATTCTTAAAAAGGAGGAAACTATTAAGGACCTCCCCAGGATTAACCAG ACTCAGTTCATCCAGTTCTCCAAGACCTTGTACAACATTTTTCATGGGGCTCCAGAGGAGGAGTCTCTGTATCGAGCTGTTGCTCACGTGACCAGCCTCCTCCTGAGGATGGAGGAGGTGGGACGGAGGCTGCAGGAGCCAAGCAGCCCATCTGAGTCTGAAAAGGCCGCCGGCACATCTCCGGCAGAGGACTCGTCCACTGAGCAGGGGCCCGTCACCCCGGAAAGCTGCGACACCTCCAGCTCCCACAACAGCCAGGACGCGGGGTCCGAGCTGTCAGACACAGAGTGGTCCTTCTCCTTCGAGCAGGTTCTAGCGTCTCTGCTCAACGAGCCGACTATAGTCGACTTCTTCGACAGGCCTCTCAACATTCAGACCAAACTGGGACTAGCTCGGGTCGCCCAGCTCAAGCTGAAGGCAAATAAGGGAAAAGATTCAAAAGGGAACTGA
- the tbc1d8b gene encoding TBC1 domain family member 8B isoform X1 yields MWLKPDEILLKNAFKLWVTEKDNEYFVLQRRRGYGEGGGGLTGLLVGTLDTVLDSTSKVAPYRILHHTPDSQVYWSVACGVTREEIFQHWEWLQQNIMRTLSVFDSSEDITSFVQGKIRGLIAEEGKTSLVLEDDPEKFREALLRFEKWFEIPTEEKLVTYYSCSYWKGKVPCQGWLYLSTNFLCFYSYFLGAEVKLVISWDEIWRLEKTSNVILTESIHVLAHGEDHYFSMLLHLNETFSLMEQLADYSIKRLFDKEAFEREPALSDPLQITKRGLEAHAKSQQFRTFFRLPKEENLLEVHEGFLWVPFSHFNTLGKICLSENYLCFASQDGSQCHIIIPMREVVNVEKPDSGSRALTVFVRGKKALRFSEVRDFQRLANTIRSRCGISASPQHSASPEAIRGECQSLINHFEDNPEDVTLMVGQKDSSKAVSTEALMTVFHPQDVENLDPKMLKEKMKEQSWDIHFSEYGRGTSMFFTRKTRDLIVRGVPESLRGELWMLFSGAVNDMATHPGYYTELVELSLGTSTLATDEIERDLHRSLPEHPAFQSDTGISALRRVLTAYAYRNPKIGYCQAMNILTSVLLLYAKEEEAFWLLVAVCERMLPDYFNRRIIGALVDQAVFEDLIRENLPQLVEHMTDLSFFSSVSLSWFLTLFISVLPIESAVNVVDCFFFDGIKSILQLGLAVLDYNMDALISCSDDAEAVTILNKFFDSVTNRDSPLPPTVQQALVSNNGKASHVGVDISELIREAYEKYGSIRSEEVESSRKRNKLYVIQTLEDTTKQNVIRVVSQDVRFNITQLDELYNLFKRQHFLSCYWTMKSPALLHHDPSLAYLEQYQLGFQQFSELFSLLEPWAFCTYKSNLSLWVFRLIDENQDGLINFKEFCCALDTLYSSSFTNKLKFLFKLHLPPAFTGSPLHSEKQRILHYVPVPEDSSHLTRLSAFDLPEDGVIKKSPERGRGRIDLQAYLKQWQNEILKKEETIKDLPRINQTQFIQFSKTLYNIFHGAPEEESLYRAVAHVTSLLLRMEEVGRRLQEPSSPSESEKAAGTSPAEDSSTEQGPVTPESCDTSSSHNSQDAGSELSDTEWSFSFEQVLASLLNEPTIVDFFDRPLNIQTKLGLARVAQLKLKANKGKDSKGN; encoded by the exons ATGTGGCTCAAACCTGATGAGATTCTGCTGAAGAACGCATTCAAATTATGGGTCACCGAAAAGGATAACGAGTATTTCGTGCTGCAAAGGAGACGAGGGTACGGAGAAGGTGGTGGCGGTTTGACAG gccTCCTAGTGGGAACTCTGGATACGGTGTTGGACTCCACATCCAAAGTTGCTCCTTACCGCATTCTGCACCACACTCCAGACTCACAAGTGTACTGGTCAGTAGCATGTG GTGTCACCAGAGAGGAGATTTTTCAGCACTGGGAGTGGCTGCAGCAGAATATCATGAGAACACTCTCTGTGTTTGACTCCAGTGAAGACATTACCAGCTTTGTCCAGGGCAAGATCAGA GGTCTTATTGCAGAGGAGGGAAAGACCTCACTGGTACTGGAAGATGATCCAGAAAAATTCCGAGAAGCACTTCTGAGGTTTGAAAAGTGGTTTGAAATTCCCACAGAGGAAAAGTTGGTCACCTATTACTCATGCAGCTACTGGAAAGGCAAAGTACCCTGCCAGGGCTGGCTCTACCTCAGCACAAACTTCCTCTGCTTCTACTCTTACTTTCTGGGAGCTGAGG TGAAACTTGTCATCTCCTGGGACGAGATCTGGAGGCTGGAGAAAACCTCCAATGTCATCCTGACGGAGAGCATCCATGTTTTGGCTCATGGAGAGGATCACTATTTCTCCATGCTGCTGCATCTTAACGAAACCTTTTCCCTCATGGAACAACTGGCGGACTATTCCATCAAGCGTCTTTTTGATAAAGAGGCATTCGAGAGAGAGCCGGCACTCTCAGACCCGCTGCAAATTACCAAGAG AGGCCTTGAAGCTCACGCAAAAAGTCAGCAGTTCCGGACATTTTTTCGACTCCCAAAAGAGGAAAACCTGTTGGAGGTTCACGAGGGCTTCCTATGGGTGCCCTTCAGTCATTTCAACACTCTTGGAAAAATCTGCCTGTCTGAGAACTACCTGTGCTTTGCCAGTCAGGATGGAAGCCAGTGCCATATTATCATTCCAATGAGGGAG GTTGTCAATGTGGAGAAGCCAGACTCTGGCAGCAGGGCTTTAACCGTCTTCGTACGTGGAAAGAAGGCGCTACGTTTCTCAGAGGTGCGGGACTTCCAACGGTTGGCAAACACGATCCGCAGCAGGTGTGGGATTAGTGCCAGCCCACAGCACTCTGCGTCACCAGAG GCCATACGAGGAGAGTGTCAGTCTCTCATAAATCACTTTGAGGATAATCCGGAGGACGTGACTCTCATGGTGGGACAGAAAGACAGCAGCAAGGCTGTGAGCACCGAGGCTCTCATGACAGTTTTCCACCCCCAGGACGTAGAAAACCTCGATCCTAAAATG CTTAAAGAGAAGATGAAGGAACAGTCCTGGGACATCCATTTCTCTGAATATGGCCGTGGAACCAGCATGTTCTTCACCAGAAAAACCAGAGATTTAATAGTTCGAGGAGTTCCAGAGTCTTTGAGAGGAGAATTATGGATGCTATTCTCAG GAGCTGTGAACGACATGGCCACTCACCCCGGATATTACACCGAGCTGGTGGAACTGTCTCTGGGTACCAGCACTCTGGCAACAGATGAGATCGAAAGAGACCTTCACCGCTCCCTGCCTGAACACCCCGCCTTCCAGAGTGACACGGGAATCTCTGCTCTGCGCAGAGTCCTCACTGCCTATGCCTATAGGAACCCCAAAATAGGATACTGTCAG gCCATGAACATCCTCACTTCAGTCCTGCTTCTGTATGCTAAAGAAGAGGAAGCTTTCTGGCTGCTGGTAGCAGTCTGCGAGAGGATGCTACCAGATTACTTTAACCGCAGAATCATCG GTGCTTTGGTTGACCAGGCCGTGTTTGAGGACCTGATCAGAGAAAACCTCCCTCAGCTGGTGGAGCACATGactgacctcagttttttctcaTCCGTGTCGTTGTCCTGGTTTCTCACGCTTTTTATCAGCGTCTTACCCATAGAGAGCGCTGTGAATGTGGTGGACTGCTTTTTCTTTGATGGCATCAAATCTATCCTGCAGCTCGGTCTGGCTGTGCTGGATTACAACATGGACGCTCTGATCAGCTGCAGTGACGACGCGGAGGCCGTCACCATACTGAACAA GTTCTTTGATAGTGTGACAAACAGGGACAGCCCGCTGCCACCAACAGTGCAGCAAGCTTTAGTGAGCAATAACGGCAAAGCATCTCACGTGGGTGTGGATATCAGTGAGCTGATTCGAGAGGCCTACGAG AAATATGGAAGCATTCGCTCAGAGGAAGTCGAGAGTTCACGGAAAAGAAACAAGCTGTATGTGATCCAGACACTGGAGGACACAACCAAACAAAATGTG atCCGAGTGGTGTCCCAGGATGTCAGATTCAACATCACACAGCTTGATGAGCTTTATAATCTATTTAAA aGGCAGCATTTCCTCAGCTGCTACTGGACCATGAAAAGCCCGGCTCTGCTGCACCATGACCCCAGCCTGGCCTATTTGGAGCAGTACCAATTGGGTTTCCAGCAGTTTAGTGAACTCTTCTCTCTGCTGGAGCCCTGGGCTTTTTGCACCTACAAGAgcaacctctccctctgggtgtTTCGCCTCATAGATGAGAACCAGGACGGTCTCATCAACTTTAAAGAGTTCTGCTGTGCTCTTG ACACTTTATACTCCAGCTCGTTCACAAACAAGCTGAAGTTTCTCTTTAAGCTGCACCTTCCCCCAG ccttcacAGGCAGCCCTTTGCACTCAGAGAAGCAAAGAATCCTGCACTATGTTCCAGTGCCTGAAGACTCTTCTCACTTGACTAGACTTTCTG CCTTTGACCTCCCCGAAGATGGTGTGATTAAGAAAAGCCCAGAGAGAG GCAGGGGGAGGATTGACCTGCAGGCCTATCTGAAGCAGTGGCAGAATGAAATTCTTAAAAAGGAGGAAACTATTAAGGACCTCCCCAGGATTAACCAG ACTCAGTTCATCCAGTTCTCCAAGACCTTGTACAACATTTTTCATGGGGCTCCAGAGGAGGAGTCTCTGTATCGAGCTGTTGCTCACGTGACCAGCCTCCTCCTGAGGATGGAGGAGGTGGGACGGAGGCTGCAGGAGCCAAGCAGCCCATCTGAGTCTGAAAAGGCCGCCGGCACATCTCCGGCAGAGGACTCGTCCACTGAGCAGGGGCCCGTCACCCCGGAAAGCTGCGACACCTCCAGCTCCCACAACAGCCAGGACGCGGGGTCCGAGCTGTCAGACACAGAGTGGTCCTTCTCCTTCGAGCAGGTTCTAGCGTCTCTGCTCAACGAGCCGACTATAGTCGACTTCTTCGACAGGCCTCTCAACATTCAGACCAAACTGGGACTAGCTCGGGTCGCCCAGCTCAAGCTGAAGGCAAATAAGGGAAAAGATTCAAAAGGGAACTGA